A single genomic interval of Euwallacea similis isolate ESF13 chromosome 2, ESF131.1, whole genome shotgun sequence harbors:
- the LOC136419290 gene encoding ninjurin-A-like, whose product MSTNSSASSFGDKAILLRKEAGNNLSITGNYLNNSSDIRGNTSNTNMLRTPANNITSNRSRSPSPSRPLLSVTDSQGAPLARLETDEEVDDREVVNRPYPGVDDGFFSNGDNGEKPKESGNPEVEFVPTGPKNPEDVEPHVPSITPRLGPDGGSVHPEEPQPPAEVPKPPSQRPEFPQSPGFRPWGFDLELGSSPPTESIPDLNVYQHKKTLAQGMMDLALFSANANQLRYVLETFRNHPYYYPSLTLISISLFLQVAVGIGLIWNATYNIKDEKSLCVANKVNNATTICVFLVTIINVFISAFGVAPAPS is encoded by the exons ATGAGTACAAATTCATCGGCATCGAGTTTCGGTGACAAAGCGATATTGTTAAGAAAGGAGGCAGgcaataatttatcaattaccgggaattacttaaataattcTTCAGATATAAG GGGAAATACTTCGAACACCAATATGCTGCGAACTCCTGCAAATAACATTACTTCTAACAGAAGCCGAAGTCCATCCCCTTCGAGGCCACTTCTGTCTGTGACAGACAGTCAGGGCGCGCCCCTAGCGCGGCTTGAGACGGACGAAGAAGTTGACGATCGAGAAGTTGTCAATCGTCCTTATCCTGGCGTGGATGATGGGTTTTTTAGCAACGGTGATAATGGAG aaaaaccAAAAGAATCTGGGAATCCCGAAGTAGAATTTGTGCCCACTGGACCAAAAAATCCAGAAGATGTAGAACCGCATGTTCCCAGCATAACTCCTAG GTTAGGTCCAGATGGAGGTAGTGTCCACCCAGAGGAGCCACAGCCTCCCGCAGAAGTCCCAAAGCCACCTTCTCAACGTCCCGAATTTCCTCAAAGCCCTGGATTTCGTCCATGGGGCTTCGATTTGGAGCTCGGGTCTTCTCCAC CGACTGAATCAATTCCGGACTTGAACGTCTATCAGCACAAGAAGACTCTAGCACAAGGCATGATGGATTTAGCGTTATTTTCCGCTAATGCGAACCAACTGAGATACGTTTTGGAAACCTTTCGAAATCATCCGTATTATTATCCCAGTTTGACGTTAATTTCTATTAGTTTGTTTTTGCAA GTTGCTGTTGGCATTGGTTTAATTTGGAACGCGACGTACAATATCAAGGATGAAAAATCGCTCTGCGTGGCCAACAAAGTCAACAATGCCACAACCATTTGCGTATTTTTAGTTACTATTATTAACGTATTCATATCAGCATTTGGTGTGGCGCCTGCGCCATCATAG
- the LOC136416802 gene encoding protein FAM13A: MKSGNPKEDAPQKVVVRVQYEPRISKTKKVLLPITNKQQAGLCNYEEAKASCKLRKRKERQESVSSISQERKVIRSSSEERPILIKTNEDKNSGIRRVSSSGDFPKSIGDDKSKSPIRKSEQLRMLKYDDNEHDRARSHERFSRSHNIRSKKHPNRRYKARATSKVKLKNNEVQDGTKKIGGSSMAEEFENIEINQENEETNSLKFLNLPSPSTDRSPSPTNVQVTPILDFASLYEQPDGSEPLISQPVNQVSDNMETMPGQSIAFNKMLSSPRNSIIATTRIYLDPNVPQVNIPLKKVIRNPVEERIEKLTKQINKCKKKILACESEFEARTGAKSNQFDKMNDNVLRKQYLQLSKLKREQKNLTDISMGFSGADTGIKGNETEENFSLQETIRDIEERLQIKRETAARDCSLDHMTPEQLVEEKIATQKALLFLESVHGRPRNKQDRDMVRPFYDRYRTLKQMVLKCPTMNNSSELATIDENEAMHFVTSTSSSNETESDKIETPTGYIENETYKEVLKKVNFEENLHSLTKPELLQQMGAIIEEKRELRRKIKEFEKTVQTNLGRMLTKEDKKPVEEWYMSYKRVKGRLRLIEALVGKY, encoded by the exons ATGAAAAGCGGCAATCCGAAGGAGGATGCGCCTCAAAAAGTTGTGGTGAGGGTGCAGTACGAGCCCAGAATAAGTAAAACAAAGAAAGTACTTCTACCAATCACAAATAAGCAACAAGCAGGACTGTGCAACTATGAAGAAGCCAAGGCTTCTTGCAAGTTGCGGAAACGAAAGGAAAGACAGGAGAGCGTTAGCTCGATAAGTCAGGAGCGGAAAGTTATAAG ATCTAGTTCAGAGGAGCGaccaatattaataaaaaccaacgAGGATAAGAATAGTGGAATACGTAGAGTATCGAGTTCAGGAGACTTCCCAAAATCAATCGGAGATGATAAATCTAAGTCCCCCATCAGGAAAAGTGAACAGTTACGGATGTTGAAATATGACGACAATGAGCATGATAGGGCAAGGTCGCACGAGAGATTTTCCAGATCTCACAATATTAGAAGTAAAAAACATCCCAACAGGAGATATAAAGCACGAGCAACATCTAAAGttaagttgaaaaataatgaagtgcAAGAtggtacaaaaaaaatcggtGGATCTTCAATGGCAG aagaatttgaaaatatcgaaattaaCCAGGAGAACGAGGAAACAAACTCCctaaagtttttaaatctGCCCAGCCCATCGACTGACCGCTCTCCAAGTCCAACGAATGTGCAAGTCACTCCAATATTAGATTTTGCTAGTCTCTATGAGCAACCAGATGGTTCGGAACCATTAATTTCCCAGCCAGTGAACCAGGTTAGCGATAATATGGAGACAATGCCAGGGCAGTCCAtagcatttaataaaatgttatccTCTCCCAGAAATTCGATTATTGCCACGACACGAATCTATCTTGATCCCAACGTGCCCCAGGTTAATATTCCTCTTAAAAAGGTTATAAGAAACCCGGTTGAGgagagaattgaaaaattaaccAAGCAGATAAACAAATGTAAAAAGAAGATATTAGCATGCGAAAGTGAGTTCGAAGCAAGAACTGGTGCTAAATCCAACCAGTTTGATAAAATGAATGATAATGTTTTGCGAAAACAGTATTTACAATTAAGCAAGTTAAAGAGAGAGCAGAAAAATTTGACTGACATTTCTATGGGATTTTCTGGTGCGGATACTGGCATTAAAGGGAATGAAACAGaggaaaatttcagtttacAGGAAACTATTCGGGATATTGAAGAG AGACTACAAATAAAACGTGAAACTGCGGCCCGAGATTGTTCACTTGACCACATGACTCCAGAACAACTCGTAGAAGAAAAAATAGCTACTCAGAAAGCGCTATTATTCCTGGAATCGGTACATGGTAGACCACGAAATAAACAGGATAGAGATATGGTGCGACCGTTTTACGATCGATATCGGACTCTTAAACAGATGGTCTTAAAATGTCCCACT ATGAATAACAGCAGCGAGCTAGCAACAATCGACGAAAATGAAGCAATGCATTTTGTAACATCTACTTCTTCGTCGAACGAAACCGAATCCGACAAAATCGAAACGCCCACTGGctatatcgaaaatgaaacttataaagaagttttaaagaaagtgaattttgaagaaaatttgcaCTCTTTGACCAAACCAGAATTACTGCAACAAATGGGAGCCATCATTGAAGAAAAGAGGGAGCTGAGACGCAAGattaaagaatttgaaaaaactgtaCAGACAAATTTAGGAAGAATGTTAACTAAAGAAGACAAGAAGCCCGTGGAAGAGTGGTATATGTCATATAAGAGAGTGAAAGGAAGGTTACGGCTTATTGAAGCGCTTGTGGGAAAATACTGA
- the app gene encoding palmitoyltransferase ZDHHC18 isoform X1, with the protein MTMARERITRKWEIFQGRNKFYCSGRFMTAPNAGVFLLTVFLITVTSTLFFIFDCKYLAENVTIAIPVIGAILFIFTMSSLLRTSLTDPGIIPRATSEEAAYVEKQIEVTNSANSPTYRPPPRTKEVLVKGQTVKLKYCFTCKLFRPPRASHCSICDNCVERFDHHCPWVGNCVGRRNYRFFYMFIISLAFLAVFIFACAVAHLILITKEGKFFEAVKDSPASAIVAVICFFSVWSVLGLAGFHTYLTTSNQTTNEDIKGSFTSKRGQDSFNPYSEGNVCVNCFHILCGPVTPSLIDRRGIVTDSYRSEISQPIIFDSPLAAANYSLKIQNGTSNSADLPGGIYRQTTETTGMYSPLKRHLLLAQQIIPTKHCANQKVIPSQSPLIPLHNLYQRPVMVRNGSIAKNSHSLPYLTRMENCVEEYFEYDKYYNPYNSRMVVYQVENKSHRTPPPPEISEQADQFTRPYTPPEKRYNSSTFGYKPSAEETSIFKKEQVKSREKTRSQQRPRSSCIYENVHVTSEDLRNHNVKHVKFDRSPVQNVKFDGFPRAEFSHQFVQKRVYN; encoded by the exons ATGACAATGGCACGAGAAAGAATAACAAGGAAAtgggaaatatttcaaggaaGGAACAAGTTTTATTGTAGTGGTAGATTTATGACTGCTCCAAATGCAGGAGTATTCTTATTGACTGTGTTTTTAATCACAGTAACTTCTACcctcttttttatatttga TTGTAAATATCTTGCCGAAAATGTAACTATCGCGATACCAGTAATTGgagcaattttatttatatttactatGTCTTCCCTATTGAGAACAAGTCTGACGGATCCTGGCATTATTCCGAGAGCCACATCGGAAGAAGCCGCATATGTAGAGAAACAGATAG aagTGACTAATTCAGCAAACAGTCCTACATACAGACCACCACCAAGAACAAAAGAAGTTTTGGTCAAAGGTCAAACTGTCAAATTAAAGTACTGTTTTACTTGTAAACTATTTAGACCGCCACGAGCGTCCCACTGTAGCATTTGTGATAATTGTGTGGAAAGGTTTGATCATCATTGTCCATGG GTGGGGAATTGTGTAGGAAGACGAAATTACAGATTTTTCTACATGTTTATAATATCGTTAGCCTTCTTGGCCGTGTTTATATTCGCCTGTGCTGTTGCTCATTTAATATTAA TTACTAAGGAGGGTAAATTTTTTGAGGCTGTCAAAGATTCTCCTGCCAGTGCAATAGTCGCAGTAATATGTTTCTTCAGCGTGTGGAGCGTTTTGGGTCTTGCAGGatttcatacatatttaacTACAAGCAACCAAACGACGAATGAAGAT ATTAAAGGTTCTTTTACCAGCAAACGAGGTCAAGACAGCTTTAATCCTTATTCAGAAGGAAACGTTTGTGTAAACtgttttcacattttatgCGGCCCAGTCACCCCTTCGCTGATTGATAG GAGAGGAATAGTGACGGATAGTTACAGATCAGAAATTAGTCAACCTATAATTTTTGACTCTCCACTGGCCGCAGCAAATTATTCGCTTAAGATTCAG aaTGGTACAAGTAATAGCGCCGACCTTCCCGGCGGCATCTACAGGCAAACAACTGAAACAACAGGTATGTACAGTCCATTAAAACGCCATCTGCTGCTCGCCCAGCAAATTATCCCGACGAAACATTGTGCCAACCAGAAAGTAATACCATCGCAGTCACCTTTAATCCCTCTGCATAACCTGTATCAACGGCCCGTTATGGTGCGAAATGGGTCAATTGCGAAAAACAGCCACAGCCTGCCATATTTGACAAGAATGGAAAATTGCGTCGAGGAATATTTCGAATACGATAAATATTACAATCCTTATAACTCGAGAATGGTTGTATATCAGGTAGAGAACAAGTCTCATAGAACCCCGCCACCTCCTGAAATAAGCGAACAGGCGGATCAGTTTACTCGGCCATACACTCCCCCGGAAAAGCGCTACAATAGTTCTACGTTTGGTTATAAGCCAAGTGCAGAAGAAACGTCAATTTTTAAGAAGGAACAGGTGAAATCTAGAGAAAAGACAAGGTCTCAACAGAGACCGAGGAGTAGTTGCATTTACGAGAATGTGCATGTGACTTCCGAAGATTTGCGCAATCATAACGTTAAACATGTTAAGTTTGACAGGAGTCCTGTGCAGAATGTCAAGTTTGATGGATTTCCGCGGGCAGAGTTCAGTCACCAATTTGTGCAGAAAAGAGTGTATAATTGA
- the app gene encoding palmitoyltransferase ZDHHC18 isoform X2: protein MTMARERITRKWEIFQGRNKFYCSGRFMTAPNAGVFLLTVFLITVTSTLFFIFDCKYLAENVTIAIPVIGAILFIFTMSSLLRTSLTDPGIIPRATSEEAAYVEKQIEVTNSANSPTYRPPPRTKEVLVKGQTVKLKYCFTCKLFRPPRASHCSICDNCVERFDHHCPWVGNCVGRRNYRFFYMFIISLAFLAVFIFACAVAHLILITKEGKFFEAVKDSPASAIVAVICFFSVWSVLGLAGFHTYLTTSNQTTNEDIKGSFTSKRGQDSFNPYSEGNVCVNCFHILCGPVTPSLIDRRGIVTDSYRSEISQPIIFDSPLAAANYSLKIQNGTSNSADLPGGIYRQTTETTGSVSLLVSNEHPLAVAPALQRLPEDSMNHYKSHPSLSHSPVYNNLVPLNHTLSKSRSYAENINSVLDSKSDPIREQKVNLAEDLCLDPVVLREKHLISNGTSDRTKVKYGELKLDNDLTVSEKENNLMSASRLRLLQDTTMIESALDLDSLEESSVGTNSQAGLMKVMV from the exons ATGACAATGGCACGAGAAAGAATAACAAGGAAAtgggaaatatttcaaggaaGGAACAAGTTTTATTGTAGTGGTAGATTTATGACTGCTCCAAATGCAGGAGTATTCTTATTGACTGTGTTTTTAATCACAGTAACTTCTACcctcttttttatatttga TTGTAAATATCTTGCCGAAAATGTAACTATCGCGATACCAGTAATTGgagcaattttatttatatttactatGTCTTCCCTATTGAGAACAAGTCTGACGGATCCTGGCATTATTCCGAGAGCCACATCGGAAGAAGCCGCATATGTAGAGAAACAGATAG aagTGACTAATTCAGCAAACAGTCCTACATACAGACCACCACCAAGAACAAAAGAAGTTTTGGTCAAAGGTCAAACTGTCAAATTAAAGTACTGTTTTACTTGTAAACTATTTAGACCGCCACGAGCGTCCCACTGTAGCATTTGTGATAATTGTGTGGAAAGGTTTGATCATCATTGTCCATGG GTGGGGAATTGTGTAGGAAGACGAAATTACAGATTTTTCTACATGTTTATAATATCGTTAGCCTTCTTGGCCGTGTTTATATTCGCCTGTGCTGTTGCTCATTTAATATTAA TTACTAAGGAGGGTAAATTTTTTGAGGCTGTCAAAGATTCTCCTGCCAGTGCAATAGTCGCAGTAATATGTTTCTTCAGCGTGTGGAGCGTTTTGGGTCTTGCAGGatttcatacatatttaacTACAAGCAACCAAACGACGAATGAAGAT ATTAAAGGTTCTTTTACCAGCAAACGAGGTCAAGACAGCTTTAATCCTTATTCAGAAGGAAACGTTTGTGTAAACtgttttcacattttatgCGGCCCAGTCACCCCTTCGCTGATTGATAG GAGAGGAATAGTGACGGATAGTTACAGATCAGAAATTAGTCAACCTATAATTTTTGACTCTCCACTGGCCGCAGCAAATTATTCGCTTAAGATTCAG aaTGGTACAAGTAATAGCGCCGACCTTCCCGGCGGCATCTACAGGCAAACAACTGAAACAACAG GAAGCGTCAGCCTTTTGGTATCAAACGAACATCCTCTAGCAGTAGCGCCCGCTCTTCAAAGGCTGCCTGAGGACTCGATGAATCATTATAAGAGTCATCCAAGTTTGAGCCATTCCCCAgtgtataataatttagtgCCTCTAAACCACACTTTGAGTAAATCTCGGAGCTACGCGGAAAACATCAATAGTGTCCTGGATAGTAAATCAGACCCCATTAGAGAACAGAAAGTTAACTTGGCCGAGGATTTGTGTTTGGATCCTGTAGTGTTGCGGGAAAAACATCTTATAAGTAACGGAACAAGTGACAGAACTAAAGTCAAGTATGGTGAGCTTAAGTTGGATAACGACCTGACAGTGTCGGAGAAGGAAAATAATCTAATGAGTGCTAGCAG atTGAGGCTGTTGCAAGACACCACAATGATAGAGAGCGCTCTCGACTTAGACTCATTAGAAGAATCCAGCGTGGGAACAAATAGTCAAGCAGGACTGATGAAAGTTATGGTATAA
- the RpIII128 gene encoding DNA-directed RNA polymerase III subunit RPC2, which produces MPEFEDFNTSLFGDSKFYPKPVKEIEEKWKLVPAFLKIKGLIKQHIDSFNYFINVEIKKIVEANNRVTCDADPLFYIEYTNVHVGVPTIDEGYNVTSEAAPHTCRLRDLTYAAPISVDIVYTKETQRLSRKGLLIGRMPIMLKSSNCTLYNKSEFELAKMNECPLDPGGYFVVKGQEKVILIQEQLSKNRMLVEEGKWGVQCQVTSSTHEKKSRTMVFVKGNKYYMGHNIFTDPIPVSIIFKAMDILSDKEICELIGIADIHKLTPTLEECHKLKIYTQEAALKYLGSKIITKRFAVSASKVKTPTDEARDLLATTILAHVPVIEYEFRLKAVYLGLMVNRVIQAQTDKKFLDDRDYYGNKRMELAGSLISLLFEDAFKRFNYELKSTAEKNIPKQRATQFDIVKYMRPDVITNCLVFAISTGNWTIKRFRMERLGVTQVLSRLSYISALGMMTRVNSQFESTRKVSGPRSLQPSQWGMLCPSDTPEGEACGLVKNLALMTHITTDIDEFPIIRLARNAGVEDIGMVASIAIHSPLAFIVFLNGNILGVTTNHKKLIDVFRLMRRKGKISNYVSIYASFLHKCVYISSDGGRLCRPYILVEAGQPLVNRHHIMELEKGIRNFEDFLHDGLIEFLDVNEENDSFIACYEKDITPQTTHLEIAPFTLLGVCAGLVPYPHHNQSPRNTYQCAMGKQAMGSIGYNQRNRMDTLLYNLVYPQIPMCKTKSIELSNFDKLPAGQNATIAVMSYSGYDIEDALILNKASIDRGFGRCLVYKNSKCLMKRYQNQTVDRIQGPMIDIQTNQPMWKHKCLDADGIASPGELIENKQTLVNKSIPSGSTLPGSTLPGTASNSAVEYKDTPLSYRNVEPSYIEKVLVSTNEEDTTLIKLLLRQTRRPEIGDKFSSRHGQKGVVGLIVEQEDMPFNEYGICPDIIMNPHGYPSRMTVGKLLELLSGKAGTVEGKFHYGTAFGGSKVEDVGDELVKHGYNYQGKDLFYSGIDGQLLEAYIYSGPVYYQKLKHMVQDKIHGRARGPRAVLTRQPTEGRSRDGGLRLGEMERDCLIGYGASMMLVERLMVSSDQCEVDVCNQCGRLGYCGWCNSCKSSAQVSSITMPYACKLLLTELQAMNITARLTLSH; this is translated from the exons ATGCCtgaatttgaagattttaataCATCGTTATTTGGGGATTCTAAATTCTACCCCAAGCCAGTGAAAGAaattgag gaaaaatggaAGTTAGTTCCCGCATTCCTTAAAATCAAGGGATTGATTAAGCAGCATATTGACTCATTTAATTACTTCATCAATGtggaaatcaagaaaattgtaGAAGCAAACAACAGAGTAACATGTGATGCTGATCCTCTGTTTTATATTGA ATACACCAATGTTCATGTGGGAGTTCCTACTATCGATGAAGGTTATAATGTTACGAGTGAAGCAGCACCTCACACATGCCGGCTGCGTGACTTGACTTATGCAGCCCCTATATCTGTTGATATTGTGTATACAAAGGAAACACAGAGGCTGTCTAGAAAAGGGTTGTTAATTGGAAG AATGCCTATAATGTTGAAGTCCTCTAATTGcactttatataataaatcgGAATTCGAATTAGCGAAAATGAATGAATGTCCTTTAGATCCTGGCGgatattttgttgttaaagGTCAGGAGAAAGTCATTCTCATCCAGGAACAGTTGTCAAAGAATCGGATGTTGGTTGAAGAAGGGAAATGGGGAGTTCAGTGTCAAGTTACTAGCTCCactcatgaaaaaaaatctcgtACAATGGTTTTTGTGAAAGGAAATAAGTATTATATGGGTCACAATATATTTACAGAT CCAATTCCAGTGTCCATTATATTCAAAGCCATGGATATTCTGAGTGATAAAGAAATTTGTGAATTGATCGGCATTGCAGATATACATAAACTCACTCCGACGTTGGAAGAATGCCATAAACTGAAGATATATACCCAAGAAGCggctttaaaatatttagggagcaaaataataactaaaag GTTTGCAGTGTCCGCATCGAAAGTAAAAACACCCACAGATGAAGCACGAGACTTATTGGCCACTACAATATTGGCTCACGTCCCAGTAATCGAGTATGAGTTTCGGCTTAAAGCTGTATACCTAGGCCTTATG GTAAACCGGGTGATACAGGCACAAACGGATAAAAAGTTTCTAGATGATAGGGATTATTATGGGAACAAACGGATGGAACTGGCAGGATCTTTGATATCGTTATTATTTGAAGATGCTTTCAAACGATTTAACTACGAACTGAAATCCACCGCTGAAAAAAACATACCCAAACAAAGAGCCACACAATTTGACATTGTAAAGTACATGAGACCGGATGTGATAACAAACTGTTTAGTTTTTGCTATTTCTACG ggaaaTTGGACTATTAAACGGTTCAGAATGGAACGATTGGGCGTCACGCAAGTGTTGTCTAGATTAAGTTATATTTCCGCTTTGGGAATGATGACAAGAGTAAATTCACAATTTGAGTCGACTAGAAAGGTTTCTGGGCCACGCAGTTTGCAACCAAGTCAATGGGGAATGTTGTGTCCCAGCGACACACCAGAAGGAGAG gcTTGCGGCTTAGTAAAAAATTTAGCATTGATGACACACATTACCACAGACATAGACGAATTTCCGATAATACGGCTGGCAAGGAACGCTGGCGTAGAAGATATTGGGATGGTTGCAAGTATTGCCATTCACTCACCGCTtgcttttattgtttttctaaatg GTAATATTTTGGGTGTGACTACAAACCACAAGAAATTAATAGATGTATTCAGACTAATGCGGCGAAAGggtaaaatatcaaattatgtATCGATTTATGCCAGTTTCCTGCACAAATGTGTTTACATAAGTTCAGACGGGGGTAGATTGTGTAGACCTTATATTCTGGTGGAAGCGGGACAACCACTTGTTAATAGGCACCATATAATGGAATTGGAGAAGGGAATCAGAAATTTTGAGGACTTTTTACACgatg GATTGATAGAGTTTCTTGATGTAAACGAGGAAAACGACAGCTTCATTGCTTGCTATGAGAAAGATATTACACCACAAACAACGCATTTAGAAATAGCTCCATTCACGCTGTTAGGTGTGTGTGCTGGGCTAGTTCCGTATCCGCATCATAATCAGAGTCCGCGAAACACATATCAATGTGCTATGGGAAAGCAAGCCATGG gGTCAATTGGCTACAACCAAAGAAACCGCATGGACACTTTACTGTATAACTTGGTTTATCCGCAAATCCCGATGTGCAAAACAAAATCTATTGAACTATCAAACTTTGATAAATTACCTGCAGGTCAGAACGCTACCATAGCTGTGATGAGTTATAGTGGTTATGATATTGAAGATGCGTTGATTTTGAATAAG GCGTCTATTGATAGAGGATTTGGGAGATGCCTAGTCTACAAGAATTCAAAATGCCTTATGAAACGGTACCAAAACCAAACAGTTGACAGGATTCAGGGGCCCATGATAGACATACAAACCAACCAACCCATGTGGAAACACAAATGTTTAGATGCTGATGGTATTGCTAGTCCCggtgaattaattgaaaataaacag aCACTGGTCAACAAATCCATTCCCTCAGGATCTACATTACCTGGCTCTACGTTACCCGGCACAGCAAGTAACTCTGCAGTTGAATATAAAGACACGCCTCTCTCATATAGAAACGTGGAACCTAGTTATATAGAAAAAGTATTAGTTAGTACTAATGAAGAAGATACCACTTTGATTAAACTGTTATTAAGGCAAACGAGAAGACCTGAAATCGGGGATAAGTTCAGTTCGAGGCACGGACAGAAAGGCGTAGTAG GCCTGATCGTCGAACAAGAAGATATGCCTTTTAATGAATACGGCATTTGTCCAGATATAATAATGAATCCTCATGGTTATCCCTCTCGAATGACTGTAGGGAAATTATTGGAGTTACTTTCCGGAAAAGCTGGCACCGTTGAAG GGAAGTTTCATTACGGAACCGCGTTTGGAGGTTCTAAAGTTGAAGATGTAGGCGACGAGTTGGTGAAACATGGTTACAACTATCAAGGGAAGGACTTGTTTTATTCTGGCATCGACGGACAGCTGCTGGAGGCGTACATATATTCCGGACCAGTATATTATCAAAAGTTGAAGCACATGGTACAGGATAAAATCCACGGAAG AGCTCGAGGTCCACGAGCAGTATTAACTAGGCAGCCCACTGAAGGTAGGAGCAGAGATGGGGGGCTACGGTTAGGAGAAATGGAAAGAGATTGTCTGATAGGATATGGAGCCAG CATGATGTTGGTTGAGCGATTAATGGTCTCAAGTGATCAATGTGAGGTCGATGTGTGCAATCAATGCGGGCGTCTAGGGTATTGCGGGTGGTGCAACAGTTGCAAGAGCTCGGCGCAAGTTTCATCAATCACAATGCCATATGCCTGCAAACTGTTGTTGACTGAATTGCAGGCGATGAATATTACTGCGCGACTCACTTTAAGTCATTAA
- the LOC136418098 gene encoding tropomyosin-like, whose amino-acid sequence MSLEPNKENKCPSHITTNFKGKVASPQKGLADAHSAEYRIRIQNIQDEINHVKDQMKITRNEISKKDQCIKTALEQQRSENRVIKNHIKHIESLEHKIFTYSQEAPKRMQNVLMRAQIKEKEITEKFAEMVKDYNDAKTEIEDCKNREKVLVAKLESSKQDLLRLNEEYVCLQEDCNNRQKMNEDQIGDEALLKEISKLESLVKRLELQTKSLNSELNQKVEECKALSALYEDIGG is encoded by the exons ATGTCTCTAGAGCCAAATAAAGAG AATAAATGCCCATCACACATCACAACAAACTTTAAGGGGAAAGTTGCTTCACCTCAAAAAGGTCTAGCTGATGCACACAGTGCTGAATATAGAATcagaattcaaaatattcaagatgAAATCAATCATGTTAAAGACCAAATGAAAATAActagaaatgaaatttcaaaaaaagacCAGTGCATCAAAACAGCCCTAGAACAGCAACGGTCAGAAAATAGAGTTATTAAGAATCATAT CAAACATATAGAATCCTTGGAGCACAAAATTTTCACTTACTCACAAGAGGCCCCTAAGCGAatgcaaaatgttttaatgcgagcccaaataaaagaaaaagaaataacaGAGAAGTTTGCTGAAATGGTCAA AGATTATAATGATGccaaaactgaaattgaagACTGTAAAAATAGAGAGAAAGTTTTAGTTGCTAAACTGGAAAGTTCTAAACAGGACTTATTGAGGCTTAATGAAGAATATGTGTGTCTACAAGAAGACTGTAATAATCGACAAAAGAT gaATGAAGATCAAATTGGAGATGAAGCTCTCTTGAAGGAAATTTCTAAACTTGAATCATTAGTGAAGAGACTAGAATTACAAACTAAATCCCTTAACTCTGAGTTAAATCAAAAGGTTGAGGAATGCAAGGCTTTGTCTGCTTTATACGAGGATATTGGtggttaa